The following proteins are encoded in a genomic region of Aquella oligotrophica:
- the alr gene encoding alanine racemase, which produces MHKLRLLTILGAVTLSSLNSFALDSVANADPRGNITINQKTTPATNFVEISPAAYYHNLQEIRKMVGPNVKICAVMKSNAYGHGIDNLIAEALKANVDYIAAVDNNEFRLLSNRIKAAHKKTHLLRIAPVTKAELIEAQRGNWNVEEIAGSLEEAKMLSDTAVELSKKLGRKVIIAIHVNVETGMGRMGFRDVNEIKQAITLPNLKLVGIMTHFAKDYEDPPIDYTATRAQLDTFESVVKELNLDKSVIQHVANSGAAAKFPWARKDMVRVGSLTYGEDLDDRQDPHHVLQPVMPSFKSTVAIIERNVPPHSPINYDAMQYTRSDKPSTTATLRIGYYNGFPQYAFQESAVVLIRGQKFPVIGKTSMNMLVIDITDENQQNPVKLGDEVVLVGKQGTQQITWDEFAARNKMGIVEQVLLIGNQSPHVIIKDK; this is translated from the coding sequence ATGCATAAACTTCGTTTACTGACAATACTTGGAGCTGTTACATTAAGTTCATTAAATTCTTTTGCACTTGATTCTGTAGCTAACGCAGATCCTCGTGGAAACATAACAATTAACCAAAAAACGACACCTGCAACGAATTTTGTTGAAATAAGTCCAGCTGCATATTATCATAATCTACAAGAAATCCGCAAAATGGTTGGACCGAATGTAAAAATTTGCGCAGTAATGAAGTCAAATGCATACGGACATGGCATAGATAATCTGATCGCCGAAGCATTAAAAGCCAATGTTGACTATATCGCAGCTGTCGATAATAATGAATTCCGCTTACTCTCCAACCGAATCAAAGCCGCACATAAAAAAACACATTTACTACGAATTGCACCGGTGACGAAAGCCGAATTAATCGAAGCCCAAAGAGGAAACTGGAACGTAGAAGAAATCGCAGGTTCGCTTGAAGAAGCCAAAATGCTATCTGATACTGCCGTTGAATTATCGAAAAAACTGGGTAGAAAAGTCATAATAGCTATCCATGTCAATGTAGAAACAGGCATGGGACGAATGGGATTCAGAGATGTTAATGAGATAAAACAAGCGATTACCCTACCTAACCTCAAGCTAGTTGGAATAATGACCCATTTTGCCAAAGATTATGAAGACCCCCCAATTGACTATACCGCAACTAGAGCACAATTAGATACTTTTGAATCGGTTGTTAAAGAACTTAATCTAGATAAAAGTGTTATTCAACATGTGGCAAACTCTGGTGCTGCAGCTAAATTTCCATGGGCACGCAAGGATATGGTTCGAGTGGGCTCACTAACTTATGGTGAAGATTTGGATGATAGGCAAGATCCACATCATGTATTACAACCCGTAATGCCTTCTTTCAAAAGCACCGTCGCCATTATCGAACGGAATGTTCCACCGCATTCACCAATTAATTATGATGCCATGCAGTACACTCGAAGCGATAAACCTTCTACTACAGCAACGCTTAGAATCGGTTATTATAATGGCTTCCCACAATACGCTTTTCAGGAAAGTGCGGTAGTATTAATTCGTGGGCAGAAATTCCCGGTAATTGGCAAAACCTCAATGAATATGTTGGTAATTGATATTACCGATGAAAATCAGCAAAATCCGGTTAAACTTGGTGATGAAGTTGTACTGGTTGGCAAACAGGGAACACAACAGATAACTTGGGATGAATTTGCCGCTCGCAACAAAATGGGTATTGTAGAACAAGTGCTACTAATAGGTAATCAATCTCCACATGTGATAATCAAGGATAAATAA
- a CDS encoding ArsR/SmtB family transcription factor — MLLDELTALKEKAEIAVNLLKKMAHKDRLLILCHLVGGELSAGELSRLSLLSQSAFSQHLAILRNDNLVKTRKVSQTIYYSLADDNVIKVLEVLKQLYC, encoded by the coding sequence ATGTTATTAGATGAATTAACCGCACTAAAAGAAAAAGCCGAGATAGCGGTAAATCTTTTAAAAAAAATGGCGCATAAAGATCGGCTTCTGATTTTATGCCATCTTGTGGGTGGTGAATTAAGTGCTGGAGAGCTTTCACGACTCTCGCTCCTTAGTCAATCAGCATTTTCACAGCATCTAGCAATTTTACGCAATGATAATCTGGTGAAAACACGTAAAGTATCGCAAACAATTTATTATTCCTTAGCCGATGATAATGTGATCAAAGTACTTGAAGTATTAAAGCAGCTTTATTGCTAG